The genomic interval CCATTGAACTATATGTGGTGTTCCACAGGGCTCCATATTTGGTCCTCTCATTTTTATATTAGACATGCTTTTACTCATTTAAATAGATAACGACATGGTGTAAAAAATTTACAGCTATCCAGACGACACACTTGTTCATTTCTTTAGCATCTTAATGATCACCTAATATGTAAAATCACTTTACaggctgcagctgaaaaaaagcCTAATTTGAATGTGAAACGATTAGAAAGTTAGTTGTGCTGggccaaaaagacaaaacaagaaactcATGTGTCATCATAAAGGATTTTGTTTAGAACACATGGCAACATTGTCAGTAAGCTTAAACATTTCCTGTATATCAGACACCACATCTTGCTCTTTTCCAAAACGTATGCAGTTGTCTTTTAACTGGATAATCACTCGAGCTCAACGGTATTAGAAAATGATGTGCGATTACATTGAAATCAAGTTAGAGTGCGATTAACAAATATTGAAGATTGAATGTTAGATATAACTGTTTTTTCTGTCTATCTGCTGCTCTTCCtgttttataaaacatctgtttttacaaCATGTCCTCCCTTAATCCAAAATGCTTCATACTTAATGTTTTTGAGTTCTTATGGGGGTGGTTCTTGCTAAGAATTGGTCCATTAAGTTTTTAACATTCAGAATTCCCCTGTATTGATTGATAACACGTCATTGAGTGTTTGACACATCTGATAATTGATTCAGGAAGTTTATTGCTATTTGCATTTCCAGTTTGATGTTCACCCTTAACCTCTCTCGCCTTGCCAGAGTTAACATTTAGCCGCTTGACACCCGAATATAGTCAGCATCTTTTCCTTGCACATCAGCTGATTACTGGGTTGGCTTGTTCGTGCAGCTTTATAGACATGTTGAACAGTTTCTAACAGCACAGCAAGCGCCGTGTGTTGTTGCTGCATTTGAATATTACTGGGGCTATAAGCCGACATGCAAATATGGTTTTCCCAACAGCAGCACAGATGTGTCACTCTGGACTCAGTTAGTCTCCAGAGGTCATTTTGCATGTTGACCTCCGTCTGTTGGATCCTTCTGAccttcttcctcctgcagcacAGCCTTTAAAAAGCCTGAAGAATTTGCACACGCCGGCTGTAACATGCAACGGACTCACCGTCTATATTTGGTGTCCGACATTAATCCTATATTTGCACCTGTGTATGTTCACTGTGTCACATGTCCATGAAATGCAGTCTGGTGCTGCAGGGAGGGGCGGAGGTGGGTGTGCCGCCTTCACACGGCTTCATGTGATGTTTGGTAACTGGGACGTCTGCTCGCTCGGTGTTATTTCATGCTGCTGAATCAGGAACACTACGGACCGATCGTTACAGGCATTGAGAGCTGGTTCCACAAGTTTTCCACCACATTGAAGTTCAGTGTTCAATAATGGAACAGAGTTTATGTTCGCATGCAGCTACCGCACAAAGGTGACCAATGAGGCTCAGGTGTACGTCTCTGCTGTTCCATGAGAACATAGTCGGGATGTAATTAGCCAACTTATCGGTTAAACGTTGTCAGTACAGTATAAACATGAAGACTCAGATAGAGTTAAAGATCAGCTTTGAAGCGTTTACTGGGAATCAGATAATGGTGACTCTACTGGGACTTGACTCAGATTTTTCTATGGTGACTAGGACTTGCACACTGGGGACTCTTGACTCCAAGTTTGGTGACCCGACTACAACACTTGGCGGTGCTGTTTGGTtgagtgtgaaataaaaaacgCGACATAATGGCTGAGCTTTGTaaaaaaccacagactgtataacaCCTGAATGTAGcgtcagtgacatcacccattggtttctgaagagacgTTTTGAAGTCTTACGATtgcggtcaccatattggacATACTGACTCCACATAACTTTTCACCAATCTAggtaaagaggtggagctgagtcGGGCCTTAAGCCAAAGCTGTCAGTCAAATTAGCCACGCCCCctttttatgcaaatgtatgcacaACTTTTGCCCTTAATATAATCAAGACAAAGGAATTATTCAAAAAATCTCCTCTGTACAGTTCCTATCTATGGATGAATAGGATATTAACAGCGTTTTTATTGGGTGTTGTAATATGGGAGCTAATGGGGATTGCTATGTTTTCAGTGTCTGCCTCGAGTGGACACTAGTggtactgcagtttttgcagGTTACTGGCCTTTTTAGGAATCTCCGCATCAAAaatggatttttattttccaagaaCTTGAACCCAAAGAAACAGTTTGACTGTAGTGGACTGTCACGCGGTCAGAACAATAATTTACCACGTTTGTTTTGTCAGTGTAATTGTTAATGTGACTAAGATGTAGAAGCAACAGGAAAatctttatcatcatcatcattacgtCACAGCCGGCACTCTAAAAATGGAGAAGAGCCCTGAAGTGAAATTTTTTGAACAGCAACTTCTTGGAACATTCGTGTTTCTCGAAAACAAATCTGTGGCTTTTCTGCTGCTGACGGACTTGCGTAATAATCCTCTGGAGCTCTTTGACCTTCTCTTTGGCAATCTGCTGACTAAATGAACACGAGGGGTCAGCTGGACAACCTGCAGTGGAGACGCATGACAGACAGATTGCTATCTTAGCTGTCCCAAATGCATTTTAAACCTGAGTGTTAACAGTTAAGGTGTCAGGGAGGAGATATTTCCGTCATTCTGGATCCAGCACTTTCTCACTTACTGTTCAGTTAttgacatttctctctctctgagtcctgTGATTGGGTCAAGACAAAAGATGGATATCAGTGTTGGAAAAGATCTGTTTCttagaaaaagtagaaaaagtcaaactacaAGACGCCTGTTCCCAAAAAGACGTCAGTGATTAGCCCTGTTTATGAGGAAATAAATCAGACTATTAGACACACACGATCAGTGAAATCTTATCAACAGAATCAGAACGAGAAAGTAGTCAGTGTATCCATCAGaaacatgaaagaaacaaaagactTTAAATCTGAAAACTGAAATATGATACCGGTCTGAGCCAGGTATAATCAGCTCTTTGACATTCTGTCTGCTGTTTAATGTTCATGGACATAAATCatgtgtctgcagctctgactcTTCAGTCACACTGTATTCCTCTGatgacacagtgtgtgtgtgtgtgtgtgtgtgtgtgtgtgtgtgtgtgtgtcatcatggtgtgttttacagttttctCTGTGTAAACGTCCACATAAAGGAGGTCCCTGTTCGTGGAGCTGAGACACAGAGGAggcttgtttctttctttttctgttgtatGTGGGAGTCAGACTCTATGCCTGTCGCCTCACAGCATGACAGACGAGGAAGAAGTTTTTCACATCCCTCCCTTCCTGAATTTAAACTTCTAAtaagacacaaaaatacataaaagttCTACTCTTAGACCGTTACTTTGGTTAAATATGTAATAAGTTATCTCTCTGCATGGTCTTATTTTTTACAACCCAAGTACTGTGGCATCCTCTCCCATTCACTTCTGTAATGtcagtgattgacaggtgtcatgGCCCGCCCCCTTGATTGGCTGATCACTTGCGCTAAATTCCCtcagtctcagtgacatcacccattggtttgtttttcgGTTATAATGAGTCAAAGTGGGTAGTACTGGagatcggtcttggtctcaagaaaGGTCTCGaggcaactttttttaaaggtctcggTCACGTCTCTGAATCGCAAGCATTTTGACTCGGCTTTGTCTCGGTATCacactgggcggactccagattttaaagcaagaccggtcaagaccaccacaggccatttttccattttttctgattagaaggggaaaaaaaactctttctaaaacaacaaataactcgGTAATGGTCTTGGTCTTCTCTCGGTCCCGGGTATGTCTCCTACCTTCAGCACTTGACTGcttgtcattccccgctctgtCATCTCTGTTTCcgcctctatccactgtcctcagAAACGGAGGctcaaaataaaatctaaaaaaaacacttttattgaacttgtgtaacttttaaaaataaacaatatttcTGAGCTCAGGCCGTCCTCTGGCTCAGCTTCCTGTTTATAGATTTACAGTCGTGCAGGCGCTCCCATGTTTCACTGTCATCAGAGCCGGAGCTGATCTGCCTCCCTGACATTTATGTGCTTAGCATGTTGTACTGTTCCCTCTCCTTAAGTTACACGCTCCACATTCAACacaccctgcagctgaaaatggAAACAGGACATAAAGCTGCATGGTAACCTCCAATCAAATGCTGCAGAGGTTTGCTCTGCTGATGGACGTATATGAGGTCAGGGATGATTTTTAATCCACTTATTTCAAAAAGGGCTGATTTAGTTAGATATTGGAAAAgtgaaagatgaagaaaatgcTCCAAAGTCTGATGAAAAGAATCCATTTACGCAGCTGTATTCAAAGtatcttctcttctctgtctcatttttaaaaaatcagcgCCTCGTTGCTTGTGGCGATGCAGCTGTCCATATTTGGAGATGCGAGTGTGCACACATTAGTTTCAGTTTGAGGGAGGAACGATGGCGTTCGAGCAGCTGTTCTCTGCTCAGTGCAGAGGTGGAGTTAGTCTGAAAACAGCAGTTTGATAAACTGAACTTTTCTCCTTACATAAAAACGATGATCCAACTGTGAAGCCTCGAGGAGAAATACTTTGGAAAGAATTAGACGTTAAGGTCGTGATTTAACCCTCACAAAGATAAAACCAGGCCTTGCATAGCCGAGCGTCTTATCTCATTGGTTTAATGTGTCATCTCACCATGAGTCATCCAGTGGGGGCACGGCCTGTGTGGCGTTCACAGACCTCTCATAACTTTTCATCAAACTGTGAACATCCTGGGCTGCCAAAGCTGTTTTATCATTACAAATACCTCTCCTGGtattccccccctccccccctcccccccacgcTGGCCCTGCCCCgtctttcctcctccctctgaggCCTCGTCTGGTTTAGTCTGCTCTGCTCCGACTGATGTCACCTCTGCTTCTCCGCGCTCAGATGCAGGACAAACAACGGCcttcaaaacacaacatggcAGCTAATTTGTTCCGCTGTGTGGGGAGAAGTTGGCACCCTCTGCCGCTGCCACACCCACCGCTATATCTGCTAAATTCAACCTCTCATTGAGGAATAGCGCTGCTGGAGTCAGGAAACCGAGGAGACGAGTTTACAGTCACAGACAGAagcagagtgagacagagacgGCGGCGTCTAAATAAAGATGAAACGATCGTGAAGagacagagctgctggtgtTCTGCTTCATTCgatcagagaggacagaggaactTTTCATTAGACTAATAAAGAACTATCACACTTAATGTCATTATGCCTATTTTTACTGTTAAATTAAATTCCAACATGACGTCTGCATTTCTCAGACTCTTCATTTATGAGTACAAGCAGCAAatcttcacatttaaaacactggAACGAGCAGACGTTTGGCGCATCCAGATGTGGCTGTCTTCCAACGTGTCTGGTTGTACAGCAATGCGCTTCTAGAGTCTGTTGAGTCCCGAGGCAAAAATCAACTGTGGGCCCCCCCAACCCGGATTCagcaccatcatgtctgccagtgtcctgaCGCTCACTCCTCTTtttccctgtttgttttttcttcttccataaacagattatttcactgataatctctgtttttcacagcaataacACACGCAACGCATAGCAGATAACCATgaatgagtgctgtcagatggggctccctgagggaggtttcctactgtcgttgcaaaatttgcacttttttttttgttgagttttgAGATGCTCTGTTCTGCGGCTGGACGGGGGCGGTCCTGCACatctcttcctgtttgtatctgcagagagagacccGCAACCCCCACGACCCCCCATCCCTCTAGTCCAGGTGCCGCCGGGAccggcgcccccccccccccttcaggaCCAGGACTGAGTACGTCTGAGACCCTCAGACCTGGACCTGGTGTTAAAGGGTTCTGTGTGAGAGCTGAAAGAGGGACCGACTCACGGCTGCAGGATAATCCGCCGTTTACCAAACACACAACGCTAAGCAGATAACCATGAGTGagcgctgtcagatggggctcCCTGAGGgtcctactgtcgttgcaaaatttgcacttTTCAGGCCGCTGCCTTGGTTTAAAGTGTGTGAGCCCTCAGGGAGCCTCCTATTGGTCTGGGGTCCCAAACAGTTTCCTGTTGACATGCAGCGCCTCTGGTTGTACAGCATAATAAATGAAGTGTTGTTAATGTCCTACCCTCCAAAAATCAACATATTTCAGGTGATATATCagagagtccctctgcacctttaagaaaaagctaaagacccagctctttcatgaatacctactaacttaatgatgatggtctccatattattgatgatgatgatggtaatgacgatggtttttgtttgataacgacgacttataagatggtttctatactgattagagctctcaagaactgccctcaatgttgtgctttgcctctggtcacttcctgtcagcacctgtgtgtccaatcagactcaaagctgatcgtttgctcttactgacattgttcccttttttctagatccttgcttgtgttgttcttactctctgatgtacgtcgctttggatgaaagagtctgataagtgaattgtagaatgagacaataacaaataaaaacactgagatTCTTGCTCAGAGTGCGGTCTAAGTGAAGCGATCAGTGCGTTTCCACAAGTaaaattgatatttttaaacctCCAGTTCTCACAGTCTGCTGTAATACTCAAATCTGTGGATCTGCTTCTGGTTCCAGAGCAGAACGTGACCTCAGAAATGTTGTTCATTAGATGTCTGTCAGGTCGTAGCAGGAAATGTTTGCACAGAAACAACAATTCTTAGATTTATAAAAACAGCTTCTAGCATCTGCTTtgtctgaaaataactctgaacaGATGTGGAGGTGCTCTGAGTTCACCTGCCTTTTTTAGCCTGAGCTGCTCTTTGGGCTGCGGCAGACGTTTTTCAGAGAGTATTGGAAGTAGAGACGAGGCCCGAGAGCTGAAGGGGAACAATGAGTCTGTGTTTGGACAGAGACGCAGGGCAGAGATGGAGGCTCTCTGCCACAACAACTGTCTGTCGCAGCCcagataccccccccccccacccataTACTGCCTCTGCACTGCAGCATGGAGGATAGAACTGCTGTTTATAACCATGAGAAAAAGACCCCCAAtgttaaaatcataaaaaaaaaacctgcaataAGAGATGCAGTCATGTTTATAACCATTAGAAATGTGTGGTTGTAGATCTGACTATGGAGGTATGTTTTGGTCCATGTATTTTTCCACACTTTAAAGCCGTTACACAGAGAGATGCAAACTCTCAAAAAACAACGATTTCAGAGATCATTCATCGCCTTCAATACGTccattttaaaggaagaaagttCGAGCAAAAGTGATTATTTTGCTGATATTTGCAGCATCCTGttctgtacctgtgtgtgtgaagtccCTCCTCCTTTTAAAACCGTCCAACGTTTAACTCACTGTAAATCTTTtctgggaaaaacaaaacaaaggctcCTTCATCAGCGTGCTGTAAATCGCCCGTTTGGACTCGGGCAAGGGGAACGGCAGTGAAAGgtattaaagaaataaagatcACTTCAGTGGCCTAGTTTgcttctggaggaggagggttagGAGAACACGTATAAAGGAGGTCTGTTTCATAATCAGTTAAATCAGTTTCTAATGCAGTCGATGTGAAATCTGCAGCCGGCTTTATTGTAGttaggagagcagaggcttcaggatggaggaggcgtggccaatcagaagtttgttttgatttcatactggtgctcaagggcgacatctactggatcaaaaaggttgcacattcttcatttaaagaTCGATAGTGATGACAAGTACTGAAGTTGAattcttcagtcatatttaacTGTGTGTAGTAGATTTCCTGCCATttctggaaataaaaaacaataaaacaaaactctaATTAAATTCCGGGGTCATGTCAGGGTAACATTTCTATCACaagattttattaaaaaaaagaggagaagacatGAATGGCCCTCTCGGCGTCTGTAATATCAAAAAGGAAACGCTCCGTCCAGAGTGAGCGAGAGGAGCAGCGAGCTGGTGTCTCATGCTCCTTCCTCGGGCTCCTTCCTCGACTGAAGCTTTGTAGTGTTCGTTCCCTAAACGTCCACACACATGCCAGGAGATCTAATGCCCCGTCCTCTGTGCCCTGTTACAGAGCTGAAACGGCTTTTAAGAGAGAAGCACTCAGGGTAATGTTACAGATATATTTATCAGGAAGTACTCAGTCTGAGAGGCCGATGACTCTGACGGCCTCAAAGCCTTTAAAATCTCACTTTACATCACTTCATGTGTTTGGCATGTCAGTAAATACAGTTATTATGTATCTGACTTTTATTATAGTCTTCTAAAGTTTATAAATATACCTTTGATTTAGTTTATCATATTCATGATTCAGAGTCATGTCAGCCTGATTCAGTATTGCATCATCGTGATGTAGGggcaaaaataactttataatcTTGATTTGATTATTTCTGGGAGAAAATTGAGAATTGTTCATCCGAGAATCGATCTTATTTCGGGGGGGCTAACGTAGACCGCTCAGGCTGAACTGAACCGAAATGAGGCGGTCTGGTCTACAGCAGTTCCCGCCCCTTACCCTTTTTATTTGTAAGTGCTCCCCCTGTCGCCTAGCAACCCCAACAGCTGCACAGGAACTAGCCAACGTAACCtaagtcatgttttattttaagaataatTTGAAAaccccttttttgttttctctaacATTAGTTAGTTTGGTTTCTATTCGATTGAGTTGAAACCAGTTTACTTACTTACATTGAAGCTGCTTCAGAGTCCGCCGGTTCATTTGAATCGCATACCTGCCgacatttgtattttattagtacaaggggggggggagggggaggggggggggaggtcaaAGGGGTGCGAGAGCTTGAATTAACGTGCCCTTCTTCTGTGCCTCGACAGCAGGCTTGTAAAGATGAGAGCTGATATGCTGCTGCGGGTCATATCACCCAGCTCTATATTAAAAACCCCCTGCACACTTTGCAGAATGCACGACTACTCGGGCTGAGGCAAGACGCAGAAAGAGACgaggaagcaacagagtccgctatttgtctttctatcaatgtagttgaagagaatctcaatgtgaactaaagagtggagaagaacaaactggagaacaggaaacatgcagcagcaggttgattagagcacagagatggtagaggtggcatgcagacagtctatggtcgtgcagcgatcacagggaataaaggtcaccaccccctcccactggctcctcccactggctcctcccactggctcctcctactggctccaggtgaattctcctgattatatcctgctgcgttctcacatcagatcactaagacttttaaaaacatttagccTACTAAAGGTCAGACAGGAGGTTATTTCATAATCTTGATCTAATACATTTTAACTCTTTAATCCCCATTTATGCGcccactgtttcctgtttcctctgctcCTGGCTCTAATTGGCTCGGATCATTTCCTCCAAAGCTTTCTGGATGATTTACTCCACAGAATCGGGAATAAATCAGCGATCGCCCGAAACGATAACACTCCTCACGATGATCTCATCGAGGGCTTACTCACCCAACCAGCATTTTTTAACCAATTTAGGCCCCGCGGTACGTCCTCCCATAAGAACACAGTCCCTCATACTGCTGACTCATAAAATGATTGAACGAGTCTGCATTTAGCATCGTGACCCAGAACACTTTGTTTCAGTGAGTCGGCCCCCTTTGGTATTCAGATTATTTTGGTTTTGTCATTGCTGAGGAATTCGGAGGCAGGGGAATGGGCGAGACAGATGCAATAGCAGTTTATGGATgtgagaggaaggggggggggggggtgagctGCTGTGGGAGTAAGAGACCAAGGGGGCTGGAAGAAGTAGTTTAATACAGTGAGACCTTATTCATTTCACTGTCCGACCCCCCATGGTGACACCAGTTGTCACTGTAGTGAGTCATTATTAATGCTGCCCGGGTCGAGACACCTCACAGAGACTCTGCAGGCTCTGAAAActgtctcttcttctgctcctgctTTTTATGTCAAACatgtctgaaaaacaaaacaaggagtCGGAGGAAAATCAAACTAAAGTTTAAAATGCTCCCGCATGAGGAGAGTATCAGTGTTATCCAGCTCTGCCTTCTGATTGGTCCGCAGGTTGACTCTCAGTCATGTAGATCACATTCACCTGCGTCATGACTTTGTTTGCACCTTCATGTTGCTTGCCTCGCTTTGTGATGTTGACTTCACAATGCCTGAAGAAGATCCGAGAGATCGAAGCGCTGCTTTGAACACAGAGTGCGGatcattttgtgtttccttaaaaatctataaaaatCTATATAATGCATGTAGAGATTTAAGATGCTAAAGTTGTTTCATTCAGGGTGGATGTCAGTTTCATCTCCGGGCAAAAACTCACATTACACAGATCTGTGTACAGGTCTGTGTTTAGCCTGATTTAGCAGGAATACTGGGGACTAGTAGCCTTTTCCAACAACGCTAACGCTAACGCTAACTAGTTGGGCCTAAGCTCAGGGACCCGAAACAGTTGATAGAAAATTCAAGCTTTTTGGACCTGAAAGATGATTTTAAGTTAATGAAGCTAACCAGACGGCGCTAAAGAGAGCTGGAGTCTGATTTAAACCGAGGGGACGTTAAGGCTAACTTAAGCTAAAGGGACACAGAAGCTAACTCGAAGCTAAAGCATGATTTGAAACCAAGCTaactgaaagcaaaaaaaaagacttggagTCCAAATTTCAAACATGGCGACTTCAAGCTAAATCCGAGGTAAAGGCTTTTTGACGTTTATTTACTGCAATCAATGCACCACCATAGACCGTATGCATGTGACCAGTTAAACCTAAAGCTGTGAATGCTGCCGTGTTCGTCTGTCATCACTCACTGCACAGAGGATCATCTGGAAACCGAGCGCGCCTCTCAGATGTCGATGTGTGCAAAGtcagctcttttaaaaagacacagacaggtgCATCAGTACTGACAGGCAGGGAGGTCGCTCATTGACAAGACCGACATATAGTCtctatatatatgtgtgtgtgtgtgtgtgtgtgcgtgcgtgcgtgtgtgtgtgtgtgtgtgtgtgtgtgtgtgtgtgtgtgtgtgtgtgtgtgtgtgtgtgtgtgtgtgcgcgtgtgcgtgtgtgtgtgtgtgttagctgtcAGGTGTCAGGGAGAGGACAGGTTGGCAGTCACTGGAGAGGGTTTTATTTGTCCTGGTGTCAGCGGCAGGCGGACGCTGATTCTCAACGAGGAGCTGAAACTGACAGTGACAAGCTTTTACCCGCCGTCCAACGTCCTGCAGATTAAGTCcctaaaactgcagttcctctagtggcCACTGGAGGCCTGTTCCAAAAGTGAGTCATTCCCCATTAGGCCGCATATCAAAGTGAACAACTCAACAGCAGAATCTGAATTTAAGtttgacagagaaagaaagaatagaTAATTGAACTCCAAAAGGGTCTTCACAGGCCCCTCCTGGCTCAACCCCCCCGTCCCCTCCTGCGTCCACACTTCCCCttgcccctcccccttcctgtTTCACCACCAAGTGTCGGTGAGACGGAGAGCGGCAGACAAATATTTTGTGATAAATGTCAAGTGATGATAAGCATCTCATATTTGATTCGGCTGTCATCTGTTTTATTAGGACGCTCCTTTAGTTGGACTATTTTGTGATTACACAACGgcgtccctgagtgggcggggtcGTCTCTCTTCCCCCACATGATGGCATGTCTAacatgaagagagggaggggttcacaCGATAAAAAACATATATGTATGAAACTTGTTTCAGCCTCTTGAAGGGAACGCTCTCCCGTCAGATCTGAGAGCAACAAACcaagagggagtttgacttcactcgtTTCTAAGGAAGTCATTACTCCATCATATATTttagaaatgtatattttatttttgctgtatcAAAATTCTGAATTTCGCATAataagccttaaaaaaaaaacgtcctaaAAAAACCATTTAAGCAAGCAGCAATAACTTTAGAAGAAATGAATTATTTGTAATCCTTTTTGTCTCTACAGGCTGCCCCAGAACCAGTTCCTGAACCAGTTAAAGTACCAGAGCCTGTACCAGAACCAGAGCTTGTACAGGAAACAATTGCAGTAGAAGAAGTAGCTGCAGTGCCAGAACCTATCCCAGAACCAGAGCCAGTATCAGAACCCGAACCCGTCCCTGAACCTGCTGCAGtcccagaaccagaaccagtaCCGGAGCCTGAACCAGTCCCTGAACCTGAAGTAGTCGTAGCAGAGCCTGAACCAGAGCCCGTGGTCGAGCCTGAACCCGAACCCGAACCCGAACCCGTTGTGGAGGAGTCCCTACCTGAGCTGATCCAGGAATCCACAGAAGACCGCTTCCCCACCCCTGAACCTCTCGTAGAGGCGTCACCTGAGCCCGAACCTGAACCAGAACTAGAGGCCGACCTGGACAACGGTAAGACTTCTATACTTTGCAATTtccaagtgtttttaaaaacgaTACAGTCTCAAAATGAACGCCTCATAATCACAAGCTGCAGTACGCACATGAACAGCAGAGGGCAGTATAGAGGCAACGCGGCGGCAGGGAGAACATGGCAGAACGTTTTGGAGACGAGCTGGTTTTCCAAGTCTGCAGATATCCACACACTGCAGGATGTTTCATTGTCCCTGCACAGTGACAAACATGCCTGTCAaaatatatgacaaaaaaataataataatgataatcaAGTATGCACAGACTTCAGGTTGCTTACAATGATTGTTTTAGGATCTTACTTAAAAAGCCGAGGTGTGAATGCAGGAGTTAACCCCTCACAAGCTTTATTGAGGAACCTGATGTACAGATTTATCGGTCGCTTGAATGACTCAAAGAATGTAATTATAATGCTGCTGTTATAGCGCAGAACGCTACCAGTCATACCTTTTGGAGACGTTGGTATAAGAGGCgggaatgtttttattctgatgtatatgtgtgttgtctattttttgtattgtatgtcttttaaaatggaccttgagtcaaataataaaagttgatgatgatgatggggcGCCAGTGGTAAAGTGGTTAGTTTGAgcgccccatgaacagaggctgaaGACGCTCAAAGGGTtcaatccgacctgtggctcctttgccgcatgtctctctctct from Labrus mixtus chromosome 20, fLabMix1.1, whole genome shotgun sequence carries:
- the si:ch73-366l1.5 gene encoding FILIA-N KH-like domain-containing protein isoform X3; this translates as MDLDPAVIIPAILFTVVAIYFASSLLSKKPDASSSAGKKKPKVGYGDDIPPSRALGQHLPPAPKPEPPAPAVETIKPVEKIQETPVKAAPEPVPEPVKVPEPVPEPELVQETIAVEEVAAVPEPIPEPEPVSEPEPVPEPAAVPEPEPVPEPEPVPEPEVVVAEPEPEPVVEPEPEPEPEPVVEESLPELIQESTEDRFPTPEPLVEASPEPEPEPELEADLDNDVAAAEDSVKFTPGKKQSKFETLMTKEEIEEEQRAAE
- the si:ch73-366l1.5 gene encoding FILIA-N KH-like domain-containing protein isoform X2 translates to MDLDPAVIIPAILFTVVAIYFASSLLSKKPDASSSAGKKKPKVGYGDDIPPSRALGQHLPPAPKPEPPAPAVETIKPVEKIQETPVKAAPEPVPEPVKVPEPVPEPELVQETIAVEEVAAVPEPIPEPEPVSEPEPVPEPAAVPEPEPVPEPEPVPEPEVVVAEPEPEPVVEPEPEPEPEPVVEESLPELIQESTEDRFPTPEPLVEASPEPEPEPELEADLDNDVAAAEDSVKFTPGKKQSKFETLMTKEEIEEEQRIELTSDFTSL